Proteins encoded by one window of Candidatus Stoquefichus sp. SB1:
- the spoIIAB gene encoding anti-sigma F factor, whose amino-acid sequence MNQMEISFSATLDNENFARTAVGAFLTPLNPTIDEIIEFKTIVSEGVSNAIIHGYDNSPECHVVMKMTIEDRNIQLIIQDYGKGIENLDQVKTPFYTTAKDLEHAGMGITIIETLADSLEIESVINIGTKLIIKKRLKDNGKL is encoded by the coding sequence ATGAATCAGATGGAAATCAGTTTTAGTGCAACTTTGGATAATGAGAATTTTGCCAGAACAGCAGTTGGTGCTTTTTTAACACCACTGAATCCAACAATTGATGAAATTATAGAATTTAAGACCATTGTCTCTGAGGGTGTGAGTAATGCGATTATTCATGGTTATGATAATAGTCCTGAATGTCATGTTGTGATGAAAATGACAATTGAAGATCGGAATATTCAACTTATTATTCAAGATTATGGAAAAGGTATTGAAAATTTAGATCAGGTGAAAACACCTTTTTATACAACTGCAAAAGACTTAGAACATGCAGGGATGGGCATAACAATCATAGAAACACTAGCAGATTCATTAGAAATAGAAAGTGTTATCAATATAGGAACAAAACTAATCATCAAAAAAAGACTCAAAGATAATGGCAAGCTCTAA
- a CDS encoding SigB/SigF/SigG family RNA polymerase sigma factor, giving the protein MASSKTLDLLKKVRSGDELAKEEVVKDNLGLVWSIVHRFKNSYYDKEDLFQIGCIGLMKAINHFDPSYNVQFSTYAVPIIMGEIKRYFRDDGTIKVSRSLKELNIKVTKAKEVLQNQNNEEPTVEEVAKYLDVDVHDVVEAIDSSYYPTSLNEPIYEKDGSTISVEDRLIDKSDDMWFEKIALEMEMEKLDEKEKMIIYMRYQLDYNQEAIAKRLGISQVQVSRLEKKIVTKLRTRLKDGE; this is encoded by the coding sequence ATGGCAAGCTCTAAAACTTTAGATCTTCTTAAAAAAGTACGTTCAGGGGATGAACTTGCAAAAGAAGAAGTTGTTAAAGATAATCTTGGATTGGTATGGTCAATCGTTCATCGATTCAAGAATAGCTATTATGATAAAGAAGATTTATTTCAAATTGGATGTATTGGACTGATGAAAGCCATCAATCATTTTGATCCTTCATATAATGTTCAGTTTTCAACTTATGCAGTTCCGATTATTATGGGAGAAATCAAACGATATTTCCGTGATGATGGAACCATTAAAGTCTCACGTTCTTTAAAAGAACTCAATATTAAGGTGACAAAAGCCAAAGAAGTCTTACAGAATCAAAATAATGAAGAACCAACAGTAGAAGAAGTGGCAAAATATTTGGATGTTGATGTCCATGATGTTGTTGAAGCTATTGATTCCTCATATTATCCAACATCATTAAATGAACCTATTTATGAAAAAGATGGTTCCACCATCAGTGTTGAAGATCGTTTAATTGATAAAAGTGATGATATGTGGTTTGAAAAAATTGCTTTAGAAATGGAAATGGAAAAACTTGATGAAAAAGAAAAGATGATTATTTATATGCGTTATCAATTAGATTATAATCAGGAAGCTATAGCCAAACGCTTAGGAATATCACAGGTCCAAGTTTCACGTTTAGAAAAGAAAATTGTCACAAAATTGAGAACACGCTTAAAAGATGGAGAATAA
- the lepB gene encoding signal peptidase I, protein MDKEEVKKSLLEYIKVIIITVVLTLGVLYFIQISRVIGSSMEPTYHNGNIILVDKFFYKRGVPEYNDIVVIKYHVSAGEDQIIKRVMGLPGDHLEMKNNQLYRNGELLEEEYINETMTGNEDFSYDIPEGKIFVMGDNRNNSIDSRMIGYIDFDDQVVGRVFFKVF, encoded by the coding sequence ATGGATAAAGAAGAAGTGAAGAAATCTTTACTTGAATATATAAAGGTGATTATTATTACGGTGGTTTTAACTTTGGGTGTTTTGTATTTTATACAAATATCTAGAGTTATTGGATCGTCAATGGAGCCAACTTATCATAATGGGAATATTATATTGGTTGATAAGTTCTTTTATAAACGTGGAGTACCAGAATATAATGATATTGTTGTGATTAAATATCATGTGAGTGCTGGTGAAGATCAGATTATTAAAAGAGTTATGGGATTGCCAGGCGATCATCTTGAAATGAAGAATAATCAGCTTTATCGTAATGGAGAGTTATTAGAAGAAGAATATATTAATGAAACAATGACTGGAAATGAAGATTTTTCTTATGATATACCAGAAGGAAAAATCTTTGTTATGGGAGATAACCGTAATAACAGTATTGATTCTAGGATGATTGGATATATTGATTTTGATGATCAGGTTGTTGGTCGTGTGTTTTTTAAGGTCTTTTGA
- a CDS encoding MurR/RpiR family transcriptional regulator: MIIEQLRNIYLTDSEKQIVEYILDKKNNIENLTSTELGNKSYSSQSTVIRLYKKLGLNNYREFMTKLAIEKKEYRRAEDILNGLPFQKFASYEDTKNTVIQLYEKILIETNLLIDQNTMIRISNRLMSASSIDIYGIGISGNVAEQMAFKLQSTGCCSNCSYQNGLNYYYIQNMNNYQSNVSVLFSLTGSNETMLNIAKILKEKGIYTISITAKTETELIQLCQENLFFGNLDYQNIDVMCSIFAAEYLVNFIYSLIISKRQS; encoded by the coding sequence ATGATTATTGAACAACTTAGAAACATATATTTAACAGATTCTGAAAAACAGATTGTTGAATATATACTTGATAAAAAAAACAATATAGAGAATTTAACAAGTACTGAACTTGGAAATAAAAGTTATTCTTCACAATCAACTGTTATTCGTTTGTATAAAAAACTAGGTTTAAATAACTATCGTGAATTTATGACCAAGCTTGCAATTGAGAAAAAAGAATATAGGAGAGCTGAAGATATTTTAAATGGATTGCCTTTTCAAAAATTTGCTTCTTATGAAGATACAAAAAATACAGTTATTCAATTGTATGAAAAAATACTTATTGAAACAAATTTACTTATTGATCAAAATACCATGATAAGAATAAGTAATCGCTTAATGAGTGCATCTTCAATCGATATTTATGGTATTGGTATCTCAGGAAATGTAGCTGAACAAATGGCTTTTAAATTACAATCTACAGGCTGTTGTTCAAATTGTTCTTATCAAAATGGTTTAAATTATTACTATATTCAAAATATGAATAATTATCAATCAAATGTTTCTGTACTTTTTTCTTTAACTGGGTCTAATGAAACAATGTTAAACATTGCTAAAATATTAAAGGAAAAAGGAATTTATACAATTTCTATTACTGCTAAAACTGAAACAGAGCTTATTCAATTATGTCAAGAAAACCTCTTTTTTGGAAATTTAGATTATCAAAATATTGATGTTATGTGCTCTATATTCGCTGCTGAATATCTTGTTAATTTCATATATTCACTTATAATATCTAAAAGACAATCCTAA
- a CDS encoding STAS domain-containing protein (This anti-anti-sigma factor, or anti-sigma factor antagonist, belongs to a family that includes characterized members SpoIIAA, RsbV, RsfA, and RsfB.) — protein sequence MENSMEIEVVNHLIIVHFQGEIDCVMAPIYRQQLSDLLEETKEDVVFDFQKTSFIDSSGIGLVLGRYNQLKFDHRTLILTGLNQVAYRLFELTGLFQIMPYYESIDNLKEGSL from the coding sequence ATGGAAAACAGTATGGAAATTGAAGTTGTTAATCATTTAATTATTGTTCATTTTCAGGGTGAAATTGATTGTGTTATGGCCCCGATATATCGTCAGCAATTGAGTGATTTATTAGAAGAAACAAAAGAAGATGTTGTATTTGATTTTCAAAAAACATCTTTTATAGATAGTTCTGGTATTGGTTTGGTATTAGGACGTTATAATCAATTGAAATTTGACCATAGAACACTTATTTTAACTGGTTTAAATCAAGTCGCATATCGTTTATTTGAATTAACTGGGTTATTTCAGATTATGCCTTATTATGAATCGATAGATAATCTAAAGGAGGGTAGTCTATGA
- a CDS encoding D-alanyl-D-alanine carboxypeptidase family protein: protein MIKKIFICLSVMFLCLTIPRVHAEELKLAPNAAASVLMEASTKQVLNSSHENDKLFPASTTKIMTMILLFEAINKGTLKWDDVLTCSAYAASMGGSQVYLEEGEKMSVSDLFKAISIASGNDACVMVGERIAGSNDGFVKMMNEKAKELNLVSTHFMNATGLHDDNHYTCAIDLAIMAAYLIQIGGERLFQTTSLYDSYIRENSAQKFWLVNTNKLLKSYEGADGLKTGYTKEAGYCIVSTAKRNGLRLIAVVLKESDPKVRNQEVSQLLDYGFSLYENVILFKKDDVIEKVKIENAKVKTVDVICKEDVVYVKDKSSTDEVTYEINYTDLLPPIKKGETIGHILLMKSDVNIGSFEVTINQDIEALTLPEKMYNYLKAFI from the coding sequence ATGATAAAAAAAATATTCATATGTTTAAGTGTTATGTTTCTTTGTTTAACAATTCCTCGTGTCCATGCTGAAGAATTAAAATTGGCACCCAATGCGGCTGCTTCCGTTTTGATGGAAGCATCAACAAAACAAGTCCTTAATTCATCACACGAAAATGATAAGCTGTTTCCTGCATCAACAACCAAAATTATGACAATGATTCTGTTATTTGAAGCAATTAATAAAGGGACTTTAAAATGGGATGATGTTTTAACATGTAGTGCTTATGCTGCTAGTATGGGTGGTAGTCAAGTTTATCTTGAAGAAGGCGAAAAGATGAGTGTTTCAGATCTTTTTAAGGCTATCAGCATTGCTTCAGGAAATGATGCCTGTGTTATGGTTGGAGAAAGAATTGCTGGATCAAATGATGGCTTTGTAAAGATGATGAATGAGAAAGCAAAAGAATTAAATTTAGTAAGTACACATTTTATGAATGCAACAGGATTGCATGATGATAATCATTATACTTGTGCCATTGACTTAGCTATTATGGCTGCCTATTTAATTCAAATTGGTGGTGAAAGATTATTTCAGACAACGTCATTATATGATAGCTATATTCGTGAAAATTCTGCCCAGAAATTTTGGTTAGTTAATACGAATAAATTATTAAAATCATATGAAGGAGCCGATGGATTAAAAACAGGTTACACAAAAGAAGCAGGTTATTGCATTGTTTCTACAGCCAAAAGAAATGGCTTAAGGCTTATTGCAGTTGTCCTTAAAGAAAGTGATCCAAAAGTACGTAATCAAGAAGTGTCTCAACTTTTAGATTATGGTTTCTCGCTCTATGAAAATGTCATTCTCTTTAAAAAAGATGATGTAATAGAAAAAGTCAAGATTGAAAATGCCAAAGTTAAAACAGTTGATGTGATTTGTAAGGAAGATGTTGTTTATGTCAAAGATAAGAGTTCGACAGATGAAGTGACTTATGAAATCAACTATACAGATTTACTACCACCAATTAAAAAAGGTGAAACGATTGGGCATATTTTATTAATGAAGAGCGATGTCAATATTGGTTCATTTGAAGTCACAATCAATCAAGATATTGAGGCATTAACATTGCCAGAGAAAATGTATAATTATTTGAAAGCCTTTATTTAA